GACATTCGAGATTTATTGCTACCGAAGTTACTGTCGGGAGAAATACGGGTGGGGAACCCTAAAAATGTTGTAAGGCATAAACAAACGACCGGGAGAGTGTAGTGTTAAATACGGGCCAATGTCCACTCTGCAATTACCTTAATGCAAAAATCAGCAACGAAGATTATGGAAACATCCTTATTTATGATTGTGAAGTTTGCGGCAAATATACTTTATCCAAAGCGACCAAAACAAAAATTGAATCTTTATTCAAAGGAGATAGAGCCAAATTTTCTGCGATTATAAGAGAAAGATCAATTCACAGAGACTTGCCAAAAGTGGACCTTGATTCTCATGCAAAAGATCTGGTGGATAAATCAAGCCTTTCAACTAAGGACGTGATGAATACCCTTTCAGAGTCTTTACCAATCAAAGTTCCGGCCGTAATAGAACCCAAGAACAGAGTTAGAAAGCTGTCATTGCGAACAAAGTGAAGCAATCTCAAGACTTTACGATAAGATTGCCACGCACCCTTCGGTGCTCGCAATGACATGATTAATAAGTGGGTGCGAAGTCTATCGCTGGTCTTAAAGACTTGATCGGGCGTTAAAAAACCTACAAAGACTAATCTCGAATCTAGGCGAAGAGTTAAACTTAAGTCCTGAGACTGATTATCCTGTATTTTTTGCAGAAAACAAAACAGAATTCGATTTTATTACAAGGGCTCTATTTGAAGTCGGTTTAATTGATATAAAACGAACCCCTCAAATAACTACCATCACTTTAACAGTTAAAGGATGGAATCGAATAGCAGAACTTGAAAGAACCGTTTCAGGAAAGGATTCGAAACAGGCATTTGTAGCGATGTCATTTAATCCTGACCTCGATAACGCCTATAAAAATGGGATCGGAAAAGCAATTACCTCCATAGGGTACAAACCTTTAAGAGTGGACCTTCAAGAACATAATGAAAAGATATGCGACCTTATCATTTCCGAAATTCGAAAAAGTAGGTTTATGGTTGCTGATTTTACAGGACAAAAAGGGGGCGTTTATTTTGAGGCAGGGTTCGCATTGGGTTTAGGAATCCCGGTAATTTGGACCTGTAAGAAAACAGATGAAGCCAAGCTTCACTTTGATACCCGGCAATATAACCATATCCTTTGGAATGATGAAACGGATTTGTATGAGGGATTATTACAAAGGATCGGCGCCACCATTTTTTAGCACGACCCTTTATAAAAAGATTACGCTTTATTATGAAAAAGGTGGATATATGAAAATATTTATCAGTTACAGTACAGATGATTTATCTCTTGTTCATCGGATTGCAGAATATCTCAGACCCCATGTGGAAGTTCTTTTTTGGGATAAAAGTAAAGTTCCTGGTCAAGAAGCATGGCCAACCATTTTCAACTGGATTGATCAGTCTGATTTGGTCTTGGCGGTCATTTCAGATAAAACTGTTTCTCGGGCAATGTCGGTTGGTCAAGAAATTGGACGTGCAAAGGCTAAAACAAAAACTATTATTCCATTGGTGGCTCCTGGGGTTTCAAGTTCAGATCTGGGCTGCTTAAATGGAATAACGTATCAAAAAATTGATCCCAATAATCCAGGACCTGCGCTTAAAAATATTGAGAAAGGTCTATTAGAGAGAAAACTCCAATTTGAAAATACACAGACGTTACTTTTATTAGGTGGTATTTTAGCGCTTTTATGGTTGGTATCAAAAAAATAAAAGAGGAAACTGAATATTAATATTTATGTTTAGGAAAATAATTAATGGCTGGAATGACCGAATCTGATCTTGAAGAGGCTGCGCTCTCCTGGTTCCAGGAATTAGGCTATTCCATTCTTCATGGCCCTGATATCGCGCCGGGAGAGCTTTTATCGGAAAGAGCTTCTTACTCCGATACTCTTCTAACCTCCCGTTTTCATTCCTCCCTGACTAAAATTAACCCCACCCTTTCAGCCGAAGTGATTGATGAAGCGATTCGAATCCTTAACCGGATTGAACACCCCTATTTCTCTGCGAATAACCACCGTTTTCACCAGTTTTTGGTAAATGGCATTCTTGTTGAACATCAAAAAGATGGCCGAGCCGTTACTGACTATGTTTCTCTAATTGATTCCGGAAATCTGGAAAACAACGACTGGCTAGTTGTTAATCAGTTTACGGTCATTGAAAACAATCATCATCGCAGACCCGATATGGTTGTTTTTATCAATGGCCTCCCCTTAGGGGTCATTGAGCTGAAAAACCCCGCCGACGAAAACGCCACCATTCGAGATGCCTTTAAACAGATAGAGACC
This window of the Nitrospirota bacterium genome carries:
- a CDS encoding toll/interleukin-1 receptor domain-containing protein; protein product: MKIFISYSTDDLSLVHRIAEYLRPHVEVLFWDKSKVPGQEAWPTIFNWIDQSDLVLAVISDKTVSRAMSVGQEIGRAKAKTKTIIPLVAPGVSSSDLGCLNGITYQKIDPNNPGPALKNIEKGLLERKLQFENTQTLLLLGGILALLWLVSKK